The following coding sequences lie in one Bacteroidota bacterium genomic window:
- the metG gene encoding methionine--tRNA ligase yields METKSKQFRRYTVTSALPYANGPIHIGHLAGVYVPADIYVRYLRLKGEEVLFIGGSDEHGVPITIKARQQGVSPQEVVDKYHNIIKASFEEFGISFDVYSRTSAPIHHQTAADFFSRLYEKGVFIEQSSQQYFDEEAGQFLADRYITGTCPHCSFEKAYGDQCERCGTSLSPLDLINPRSALSGNAPVLKETKHWYLPLDKAEPWLREWILEGHKDDWKTNVYGQCKSWIDQGLQPRAVTRDLDWGVKVPLPGTEGKVLYVWFDAPIGYISATREWAQTQGKDWEPWWKNDDTKLVHFIGKDNIVFHCIIFPFMLRSEGSFILPDNVPANEFLNLENDKISTSRNWAVWLHEYLNDFPGKQDVLRYVLTANAPETKDSDFTWKDFQARNNSELLAIYGNFVNRTLVLTQKYFGGTVPQPQALSDTDKELLAAIRNTAANIGQSIENYRFREALNELMNLARAGNKYLTDNEPWKLIKTDAGRVQTILYVSLQVVAGLMLLSEPFLPFSAQKLSGMIRLKLSKWQDAEAAELLPAGHVLGEPGYLFEKIEDAAIEAQVNKLLETRKANEQKTAPAVKPQKEPISYDDFARMDIRTAVIEHAESVPKAKKLLKLTVNTGIDRRIIVSGIAEHYKPEEIIGKKVVMLVNMAPREIRGILSQGMILMAENNEGKLCFVSPTEDFHPGSEVK; encoded by the coding sequence ATGGAAACCAAAAGTAAACAATTCCGGCGCTACACCGTGACTTCGGCCCTGCCCTACGCCAATGGTCCCATCCACATCGGGCACCTGGCCGGGGTGTATGTGCCGGCCGACATCTACGTGCGTTACCTCAGGCTCAAAGGCGAAGAAGTGCTTTTTATCGGCGGCAGCGACGAGCACGGGGTGCCCATCACCATCAAAGCACGCCAGCAAGGTGTGAGCCCGCAGGAAGTAGTGGACAAATACCACAACATCATCAAAGCGTCGTTTGAAGAATTCGGTATTTCGTTCGATGTATATTCGCGCACTTCGGCCCCAATCCACCACCAGACGGCCGCCGATTTTTTCAGCAGGCTTTACGAAAAAGGGGTGTTTATCGAGCAGTCGTCGCAGCAGTATTTCGATGAGGAAGCAGGGCAGTTTCTGGCCGACCGTTATATCACCGGCACCTGTCCACATTGCAGTTTCGAGAAGGCCTACGGTGACCAGTGCGAGCGCTGCGGCACCTCGCTCAGTCCGCTCGATCTCATCAATCCGCGCTCGGCCCTGAGTGGCAATGCGCCTGTGCTCAAAGAAACAAAACACTGGTATCTGCCCCTCGACAAGGCCGAACCCTGGCTGCGCGAATGGATACTGGAGGGCCACAAAGACGACTGGAAAACAAATGTGTACGGCCAGTGCAAATCGTGGATCGACCAGGGTTTGCAGCCCAGGGCGGTAACCCGCGACCTCGACTGGGGTGTGAAAGTGCCTTTGCCCGGCACCGAAGGCAAAGTATTGTATGTGTGGTTCGACGCACCTATCGGCTACATCTCGGCCACCCGCGAATGGGCACAGACACAGGGCAAAGACTGGGAGCCCTGGTGGAAAAACGACGACACCAAGCTGGTGCATTTCATCGGCAAGGACAATATCGTGTTTCACTGCATCATTTTCCCTTTCATGCTTCGCAGCGAGGGCAGTTTCATCCTGCCCGACAATGTGCCGGCCAACGAATTTCTGAACCTCGAAAACGACAAGATCTCCACCTCGCGCAACTGGGCCGTATGGCTGCACGAATACCTGAACGACTTTCCGGGAAAGCAGGATGTGCTGCGCTACGTGCTCACCGCCAATGCGCCCGAAACCAAAGACAGCGATTTTACCTGGAAAGACTTTCAGGCACGCAACAACAGCGAGCTGCTGGCCATCTACGGCAATTTTGTGAACCGCACACTGGTGCTCACCCAAAAATATTTCGGCGGCACCGTGCCCCAGCCCCAGGCCCTCAGCGACACGGATAAGGAGCTGCTTGCTGCCATACGAAACACCGCCGCAAACATTGGCCAAAGCATAGAGAACTACCGTTTCCGCGAAGCGCTCAACGAGCTGATGAACCTGGCACGGGCCGGCAACAAATACCTCACCGACAACGAACCCTGGAAACTCATCAAAACAGATGCCGGAAGGGTGCAGACCATACTTTACGTATCGCTGCAGGTGGTGGCCGGTCTGATGCTGCTCAGCGAACCTTTCCTGCCTTTCAGTGCACAAAAGTTGTCGGGCATGATCCGCCTTAAACTCAGCAAATGGCAGGACGCTGAAGCCGCAGAGCTGTTGCCTGCCGGACATGTGCTGGGCGAACCGGGCTACCTCTTCGAAAAAATTGAAGACGCAGCCATTGAGGCTCAGGTGAACAAACTGCTCGAAACCCGCAAAGCCAACGAACAAAAGACAGCCCCGGCTGTGAAGCCTCAGAAAGAACCGATCAGCTACGACGACTTTGCACGCATGGACATCCGCACAGCCGTGATCGAACATGCCGAAAGTGTGCCCAAAGCCAAAAAACTGCTCAAACTGACCGTAAACACCGGCATCGACCGGCGAATCATCGTCAGTGGTATTGCCGAGCACTACAAACCCGAAGAAATCATCGGCAAAAAAGTGGTGATGCTGGTCAACATGGCCCCACGCGAAATTCGCGGAATCCTGTCGCAGGGCATGATCCTGATGGCCGAAAACAACGAAGGTAAACTCTGTTTTGTGTCACCCACCGAGGACTTTCATCCCGGAAGCGAAGTAAAATAG
- the tal gene encoding transaldolase: MENALEQLRRYTRVVADTGDFESMRIYQPEDATTNPSLILQSAADERYAHLVDEAVAAARKMNTPREARLAACLDMLAVNFGLEILKIVPGRVSTEVDARLSFDSQATIAKARHLIALYEAAGFDRQRILIKIASTWEGIRAAEVLEKEGIHTNLTLLFSKIQAVACAEAGVQLISPFVGRILDWYKAFRKVDHIPAEEDPGVISVTEIFNYYKHFGYRTEVMGASFRNSGEILALAGCDLLTIAPSLLAELQQMNTAVEPKLDASRAKSMPVERMAADEKHFRWLLNEDAMATEKLAEGIRRFAADTRKLEQMVEPRLFA, encoded by the coding sequence ATGGAAAACGCACTCGAACAACTCAGGCGATACACCCGGGTGGTAGCCGATACAGGCGATTTTGAAAGCATGCGCATCTATCAGCCCGAAGATGCCACCACCAACCCTTCGCTCATCCTGCAATCGGCTGCCGATGAGCGGTATGCCCATCTGGTTGACGAAGCTGTGGCGGCAGCCCGAAAAATGAATACCCCCAGGGAGGCCCGTCTGGCCGCCTGCCTCGACATGCTGGCCGTGAATTTTGGCCTCGAAATTCTGAAGATTGTCCCCGGCAGGGTCTCAACAGAGGTGGATGCACGGCTTTCGTTCGACAGCCAGGCCACCATTGCCAAGGCCCGCCACCTCATTGCGTTGTACGAAGCAGCTGGTTTTGACCGCCAGCGCATCCTGATCAAGATTGCCTCCACCTGGGAAGGCATCAGGGCAGCCGAAGTGCTCGAAAAGGAAGGCATACACACCAACCTGACCCTGCTCTTTTCAAAGATTCAGGCGGTGGCTTGTGCCGAAGCCGGGGTGCAGCTCATCTCGCCCTTCGTAGGACGAATTCTCGACTGGTACAAAGCTTTCCGCAAGGTGGATCACATTCCCGCCGAAGAAGATCCCGGTGTGATCTCGGTGACCGAAATCTTCAACTATTACAAGCACTTCGGCTATCGCACCGAAGTGATGGGGGCAAGTTTCCGCAACAGTGGCGAAATACTGGCCCTTGCCGGATGCGACCTGCTTACCATTGCCCCGTCGTTGCTGGCCGAACTGCAACAGATGAACACAGCTGTGGAGCCAAAGTTGGATGCCTCGCGCGCTAAATCGATGCCTGTTGAACGCATGGCGGCCGACGAAAAACACTTCAGGTGGCTGCTCAACGAAGATGCCATGGCTACCGAAAAACTTGCTGAGGGTATCCGTCGGTTTGCCGCCGACACCCGCAAGCTGGAACAAATGGTCGAGCCGCGTTTGTTTGCATGA
- the topA gene encoding type I DNA topoisomerase — MPKNLVIVESPAKAKTIEGYLGKDFKVLSSYGHVMDLNKNQLSVDIENGFEPQYEIAPDKNKLVAELRKAARDADMVWLASDEDREGEAISYHLFKALGLKKEKTRRIVFHEITKDAILKAIENPRDIDLNLVAAQQARRVLDRLVGYELSPLLWKKVKPALSAGRVQSVAVRLIVEREEEIKQFQTQSFFKVSAQFTASGSGGQQHTFTAELPERFEHESEAMAFLQQLVGASYQIDAVEKKPSKKSPAPPFTTSTLQQEASRKLGFSVANTMRVAQALYESGKITYMRTDSVNLSDLALNTAAKVIAESYGQEYVKTRRYTTKTKGAQEAHEAIRPTYIQHATISGTADEKRLYELIWKRTVASQMADARLERTVVNISISTSDKHFVATGEVVLFDGFLKLYLESTEDEGQENQVGMLPPLRKGQQLEADQILATQRFTRQPPRYNEASLVKKLEELGIGRPSTYAPTISTIQKREYVKKEDRPGEKRPYKQLILQAGKIKEKTLTELVGQEKGKLVPTDIGILVNRFLMEYFESIVDYQFTANVEKEFDEIAMGKKKWNKMIGDFYKPFHKSVTETTTNAGKFSGERLLGIDPATGKNVYVKVGRFGPMIQIGDTDSDEKPRFAGMRKDQSMETITLEEALKLFEFPRYLGEFENKEVVVSVGRFGPYVRHDGQFFSLSKTDDPGSIGIERAIELIQEKRNKQAESIIRSFAEEPDLRVLNGRFGPYISYKGKNYKIPKGTDPAGLSLEDCKSIVANPDNAPKKRFVKKKS; from the coding sequence ATGCCAAAAAACTTAGTCATTGTTGAATCACCTGCCAAGGCCAAAACCATCGAAGGCTATCTTGGCAAAGACTTTAAGGTACTTTCGAGTTACGGCCATGTGATGGACCTGAACAAGAACCAGTTAAGTGTTGACATAGAAAATGGTTTTGAACCGCAGTACGAAATTGCTCCCGACAAAAACAAGCTGGTAGCCGAGCTGCGCAAGGCCGCCCGCGATGCCGATATGGTGTGGCTGGCTTCGGATGAAGACCGCGAAGGAGAAGCCATCTCGTACCATCTTTTCAAGGCACTTGGTCTGAAAAAAGAAAAGACAAGGCGTATTGTTTTTCATGAGATTACCAAAGACGCCATACTGAAAGCCATCGAAAATCCGCGCGACATCGACCTCAACCTCGTTGCAGCCCAGCAGGCACGCCGCGTGCTCGATCGTCTGGTAGGATATGAACTTTCGCCACTCCTGTGGAAAAAAGTTAAACCCGCCTTGTCGGCAGGCCGGGTGCAATCGGTGGCTGTGCGGCTTATTGTGGAAAGAGAAGAGGAGATCAAACAATTTCAGACACAGTCGTTTTTCAAAGTCTCGGCACAATTCACCGCATCTGGTTCAGGTGGTCAGCAGCACACCTTTACGGCCGAGCTGCCCGAGCGTTTCGAGCACGAAAGCGAGGCCATGGCCTTTTTGCAGCAACTCGTAGGCGCCAGCTATCAGATAGATGCGGTTGAGAAAAAACCTTCGAAAAAGTCGCCTGCACCTCCGTTTACCACCAGCACCCTGCAACAGGAAGCCAGCCGGAAACTGGGTTTTTCGGTGGCCAACACCATGCGTGTGGCACAGGCGCTTTACGAATCGGGTAAGATCACTTACATGCGTACCGACTCGGTTAACCTGTCGGATCTGGCCCTGAACACAGCCGCCAAGGTGATAGCCGAAAGCTACGGTCAGGAATACGTCAAAACACGCAGATACACCACCAAAACCAAGGGCGCACAGGAAGCGCACGAAGCCATCCGTCCCACCTACATCCAGCATGCCACAATCAGCGGAACGGCCGACGAAAAAAGGCTCTACGAACTCATCTGGAAACGCACCGTGGCCTCGCAAATGGCCGACGCCAGGCTCGAGCGCACAGTGGTGAATATCAGCATCAGCACCAGCGACAAACATTTTGTGGCCACAGGCGAAGTGGTGCTTTTCGACGGTTTTCTCAAACTATACCTCGAAAGCACAGAAGACGAAGGCCAGGAAAACCAGGTTGGCATGCTGCCCCCATTGCGCAAAGGACAACAACTCGAAGCCGACCAGATACTTGCTACCCAGCGCTTTACACGCCAGCCGCCCCGCTACAACGAAGCCAGCCTGGTTAAAAAACTGGAAGAACTGGGCATTGGCCGTCCTTCGACTTACGCCCCCACCATCTCCACGATTCAGAAACGCGAATATGTGAAGAAGGAAGACCGGCCGGGCGAAAAACGTCCGTACAAGCAACTGATCCTTCAGGCCGGCAAGATCAAAGAAAAAACACTGACCGAACTGGTCGGACAGGAAAAAGGCAAACTCGTGCCGACCGACATCGGCATATTGGTAAACAGGTTTTTGATGGAATACTTCGAAAGTATTGTGGATTACCAGTTTACAGCCAACGTAGAGAAGGAATTCGACGAAATCGCCATGGGAAAGAAAAAGTGGAACAAGATGATAGGCGATTTCTACAAACCCTTCCACAAATCAGTGACCGAAACAACCACCAATGCCGGGAAGTTTTCGGGCGAACGCTTGCTGGGCATTGATCCGGCCACGGGCAAGAATGTCTATGTCAAAGTAGGACGCTTCGGCCCGATGATACAGATAGGCGACACCGACTCGGACGAAAAACCCCGTTTTGCAGGGATGCGCAAAGACCAGAGCATGGAGACCATCACTCTGGAGGAGGCGCTTAAGCTCTTCGAGTTTCCCCGCTATCTGGGTGAGTTTGAAAACAAGGAAGTGGTGGTTTCGGTCGGACGCTTCGGGCCTTATGTGCGCCACGACGGGCAGTTTTTCAGCCTCAGCAAAACCGACGACCCCGGTTCGATAGGCATCGAAAGGGCCATCGAACTGATTCAGGAAAAGCGCAACAAACAGGCCGAGTCCATCATCAGATCCTTTGCCGAAGAACCCGATCTTCGTGTCCTGAACGGCCGCTTTGGTCCATACATCAGCTACAAGGGCAAAAACTACAAAATACCCAAAGGCACCGACCCGGCTGGCCTGAGCCTCGAAGACTGCAAAAGCATTGTGGCCAATCCCGATAACGCCCCCAAGAAACGTTTTGTAAAGAAGAAGAGCTGA
- a CDS encoding formimidoylglutamase has protein sequence MDFKIFLEPVREVPHVAGAWPGHLPLGQSMRIHHDTFPSLEGVRVALLGVKEERGADNNEGCLHGPDAVRAAFYRLFSHWPALHIADLGNIRAGFSIDDTYFALSQVVAELLNQKIIPVVIGGSHDLTYALYQAYQQLSRLVNITSVDPIFDLGTDQSPLGSRSWLSHIIMSQPNFLFNYTNLGYQTYLVDQQSLELMSNLLFDVYRLGNIRTNIGETEPALRNADILSFDLTAIRAADAPGNGNAIPNGLTGEEACRIARYAGMSDKLSSAGFFEYNPTLDRGRITAELIAQMIWYFIDGIAHRFGDTPGSTTEGFVRYLVKIEGHTDELIFLKSKKSGRWWIDLSMSRQAGSKYEKHHYVPCSEADYQQALQDELPDRWWQFYQKLM, from the coding sequence ATGGACTTCAAGATATTTCTCGAACCTGTGCGCGAGGTGCCCCATGTTGCCGGAGCCTGGCCCGGGCATCTGCCGCTGGGGCAAAGCATGCGCATTCACCACGACACATTTCCTTCGCTCGAAGGCGTGAGGGTTGCCCTGCTTGGCGTGAAAGAAGAGCGGGGAGCCGACAACAACGAAGGCTGTCTTCACGGCCCTGATGCCGTCAGGGCTGCCTTTTATCGCCTGTTTTCGCATTGGCCCGCCCTCCATATTGCCGACCTGGGCAACATCAGGGCAGGTTTTTCGATCGACGACACCTATTTCGCTCTCAGCCAGGTTGTTGCCGAACTGCTGAACCAGAAAATCATCCCTGTGGTTATCGGCGGAAGCCACGACCTGACCTATGCATTGTATCAGGCCTACCAACAGTTGTCAAGGCTGGTCAACATCACTTCCGTTGACCCAATTTTCGACCTGGGCACCGACCAAAGCCCCCTTGGCAGCCGTTCGTGGTTGTCGCACATCATCATGTCGCAGCCCAATTTTCTGTTCAACTACACCAACCTGGGATACCAGACCTACCTGGTGGACCAGCAGAGCCTCGAACTGATGTCGAACCTCCTTTTCGATGTGTATCGCCTGGGCAACATCAGGACAAACATAGGGGAAACCGAGCCAGCACTTCGCAATGCCGATATCCTGAGTTTCGACCTCACCGCCATACGTGCAGCCGATGCCCCGGGCAACGGCAACGCCATTCCGAACGGACTGACGGGCGAAGAGGCCTGCCGCATTGCCCGTTACGCCGGAATGAGCGACAAGCTGAGTTCGGCCGGATTTTTCGAATACAACCCCACCCTCGACCGCGGCAGAATTACAGCCGAGCTTATTGCACAAATGATCTGGTACTTTATCGATGGGATCGCCCACCGCTTTGGCGACACACCCGGTTCAACGACAGAAGGCTTTGTGCGCTATCTCGTTAAAATTGAAGGGCATACCGACGAGCTTATCTTCCTGAAAAGTAAAAAGTCGGGCCGCTGGTGGATCGACCTGAGCATGAGCAGGCAAGCCGGCAGCAAATACGAAAAGCACCACTATGTGCCTTGCTCCGAAGCCGACTATCAGCAGGCTTTGCAAGACGAGCTGCCCGACAGGTGGTGGCAGTTCTATCAGAAGCTGATGTAA
- a CDS encoding AhpC/TSA family protein, giving the protein MKIRLFLIVLAGLTAFACSPGKKNKPQRFDVIVNISNFDDGLVRLQRRSDDQWVTLDSARVSEGGVLKFKGELVAPEMFYLNLDGIRGRVPFFAEPSEISIVLDANDIREAKITGSATHERYLAFNEEYDNFNEELFQHYQTYLAAKQTDDTAAASAADEKYTETEKAQRKFMVDYIRKNNADIVSHFILYQNAYQFELDELESLVINFEHEPGSVYLDALRDRVLVLKSVAVGMPFKDFSQYDPNDSLIALSSVAGKGLLLIDFWASWCGPCREENPNIVAIWKDYHAKGFDVFGVSLDTDKQKWIEAIEKDQLTWTHVSDLKGWANEAGRLYGVQAIPHSVLLDANGIIVAKNLRGDELRKKVEELLK; this is encoded by the coding sequence ATGAAAATCAGATTGTTTCTTATTGTCCTTGCCGGACTCACCGCGTTTGCCTGCAGTCCGGGCAAAAAAAACAAACCCCAGCGTTTTGATGTCATTGTGAACATCAGCAATTTCGATGACGGACTGGTTCGCCTTCAGCGCAGGTCCGACGACCAGTGGGTAACGCTCGACTCGGCGCGTGTGTCGGAAGGAGGCGTGCTGAAATTTAAGGGCGAACTTGTGGCACCCGAGATGTTTTATCTCAACCTTGATGGCATCAGGGGTCGTGTGCCGTTCTTCGCAGAGCCTTCGGAAATAAGTATTGTGCTGGATGCCAACGATATACGTGAGGCAAAGATTACCGGATCGGCCACACATGAACGCTATCTGGCGTTCAACGAGGAGTACGACAATTTCAACGAAGAACTGTTTCAGCATTACCAGACCTACCTTGCTGCTAAGCAAACGGATGACACCGCAGCAGCCTCAGCCGCCGACGAAAAATACACGGAAACCGAAAAGGCACAACGCAAATTCATGGTGGACTACATCCGAAAAAACAATGCCGATATTGTTTCGCACTTTATCCTTTATCAGAATGCCTACCAGTTTGAACTCGATGAGCTCGAGAGCCTCGTAATCAATTTTGAACACGAGCCCGGATCGGTTTACCTTGATGCGTTGAGAGACCGTGTGCTGGTGCTCAAAAGTGTGGCAGTGGGCATGCCGTTCAAGGACTTCAGCCAGTATGATCCCAACGACAGCCTGATTGCACTCTCCTCGGTGGCCGGCAAAGGCCTGCTGCTGATCGATTTCTGGGCTTCGTGGTGTGGCCCCTGCCGGGAGGAAAATCCCAACATTGTGGCTATCTGGAAAGATTATCATGCAAAGGGTTTTGATGTGTTTGGTGTTTCGCTCGATACCGACAAGCAAAAATGGATAGAAGCCATCGAGAAAGATCAGCTCACCTGGACGCATGTTTCCGACCTCAAAGGCTGGGCCAACGAAGCGGGCAGGCTCTATGGCGTTCAGGCCATTCCGCACAGCGTGCTGCTCGACGCCAATGGCATCATTGTTGCCAAAAACCTTCGGGGCGACGAGCTGCGGAAAAAAGTGGAAGAGCTATTGAAATAA
- the mreD gene encoding rod shape-determining protein MreD, whose protein sequence is MNELLKHLFRFAGLILLQVWVLNSVQIGHYANPFVYVLFIMMLPAGLPGWALLLLGFFTGTVVDLFMSTSGLHAAATVFAAFVRPGLISMAAGVTEPEPDLEPSVESLGLRSWTSYVFAMLLSHHTALFLLESFSFAGLAHTILRIILSLLFSGFVILMISLFFARMSKP, encoded by the coding sequence ATGAATGAGTTGCTTAAACATCTGTTCAGGTTTGCCGGCCTTATCCTCCTGCAGGTGTGGGTGCTCAACAGCGTTCAGATCGGCCATTATGCCAATCCGTTTGTGTATGTATTGTTCATCATGATGCTTCCGGCCGGCTTGCCGGGATGGGCACTGCTGTTGCTTGGATTTTTCACGGGCACTGTGGTGGATTTGTTTATGTCCACCTCCGGACTGCACGCGGCTGCAACAGTATTTGCGGCTTTCGTGCGTCCGGGACTCATCAGCATGGCTGCCGGCGTCACCGAACCCGAGCCCGATCTCGAACCTTCGGTGGAGAGTCTGGGATTGAGGTCATGGACAAGCTACGTGTTTGCCATGCTTCTGAGCCATCACACTGCACTTTTCCTGCTCGAATCCTTCAGTTTTGCTGGCCTGGCACATACCATACTGCGAATCATTCTGAGCCTGCTCTTTTCGGGCTTCGTGATACTCATGATCAGCCTTTTTTTTGCAAGGATGTCCAAACCTTGA
- the mreC gene encoding rod shape-determining protein MreC gives MYNILRFLQRHNFFLLFVLLEVVSLIMLTRSHSFQKAAINTASSGLAGKVYELRANIASYLALRDANTKLLEQNARLMSEIALLRSTVPLPELKDTLKVFEFIPARVVNNTVHLRNNIFVIDKGRKHGVRKDMGVIAPEGAAGIVIAVSENYASVMSLLHKFGSISVRFKNNDQLAILQWNGGNYRFGDVVDIPTHIEMKPGDTLLTSGFSLVFPPDVMVGTIHEVTQSPTGGLNTARIAYAVDFNKLRNVYVIKNNHANEFDVLSKTKTHE, from the coding sequence ATGTACAACATCCTCCGCTTTTTGCAGCGACACAACTTTTTTCTGTTGTTTGTGCTGCTCGAAGTGGTTTCGCTGATCATGCTCACCCGCAGCCATAGTTTTCAAAAGGCAGCCATAAACACTGCAAGCAGCGGCCTGGCCGGAAAAGTGTACGAGCTGCGCGCAAACATTGCCAGCTACCTTGCCCTGCGCGATGCCAACACCAAACTGCTCGAGCAAAACGCCCGGCTGATGTCCGAAATAGCATTGCTCCGCAGCACAGTGCCCTTGCCCGAACTTAAGGATACCTTAAAGGTGTTTGAATTTATTCCGGCACGCGTTGTGAACAACACCGTGCACCTCCGCAACAACATCTTTGTAATCGATAAAGGGCGAAAACACGGAGTGCGCAAAGATATGGGGGTAATAGCACCCGAAGGCGCCGCCGGAATTGTGATCGCCGTGTCGGAAAACTATGCCAGCGTGATGTCGTTGTTGCATAAGTTTGGATCGATCAGTGTGCGTTTCAAAAACAACGACCAGCTGGCCATTTTGCAGTGGAATGGCGGAAACTACCGCTTTGGCGACGTGGTGGACATCCCCACACATATCGAAATGAAGCCCGGCGATACCCTGCTCACCAGCGGTTTCAGCCTGGTGTTTCCCCCGGATGTCATGGTAGGAACCATCCACGAGGTAACCCAATCGCCCACCGGAGGTCTCAATACTGCCCGCATTGCCTACGCTGTCGATTTCAACAAACTGCGCAATGTGTATGTGATAAAAAACAACCATGCCAACGAGTTTGATGTGCTGAGCAAAACGAAAACACATGAATGA
- a CDS encoding rod shape-determining protein: MGLFSFLNKEIAIDLGTANTIIIYNDKVVVDEPSIVAIERSTGKIIAVGKKAMMMHGKTHENIKTIRPLRDGVIADFQAAEHMMREMIKMIGIKNRFFPPALKMVICIPSGITEVEERAVKDSAEQAGAKEVRLIHEPMAAAIGIGIDVLEPTGNMIIDIGGGTSEIAVIALGGIVNNKSIRIAGDDFNADIEEYMRKQHNINIGERTAERIKIEVGSALPHLDNPPDDFPVHGRDMLTGIPKEIKVNYSEIAHCLDKSISKIEAAVLNALEMTPPELSADIFRTGIYLAGGGSLLRGLDKRISQKTKLPVHVAEDPLRAVARGTGIALKNFDKFPFLIK; encoded by the coding sequence ATGGGACTATTCTCCTTCCTTAACAAAGAAATTGCCATCGACCTTGGCACTGCCAACACCATCATCATCTACAACGACAAGGTGGTGGTCGACGAGCCTTCGATTGTTGCCATCGAGCGCTCCACAGGCAAGATCATAGCCGTGGGCAAAAAGGCTATGATGATGCATGGCAAAACCCACGAAAACATCAAGACTATCCGGCCACTGCGCGACGGCGTGATTGCCGACTTTCAGGCTGCCGAACATATGATGCGCGAGATGATCAAGATGATCGGCATCAAAAACAGGTTTTTCCCTCCGGCGCTTAAAATGGTTATCTGTATCCCCAGCGGCATCACCGAGGTGGAAGAACGTGCGGTGAAAGACTCGGCCGAACAGGCTGGTGCCAAGGAAGTGCGGCTCATTCACGAGCCTATGGCAGCAGCCATCGGCATTGGCATCGACGTGCTCGAGCCCACCGGAAACATGATTATCGACATTGGCGGAGGTACCAGCGAAATTGCCGTTATCGCCCTGGGCGGTATTGTCAACAACAAGTCCATCCGCATCGCAGGCGACGACTTCAATGCCGACATTGAGGAATACATGCGCAAACAGCACAACATCAACATTGGCGAACGTACGGCCGAGCGCATCAAGATCGAGGTAGGATCGGCTTTGCCACACCTCGACAATCCGCCGGACGATTTCCCCGTGCACGGGCGCGACATGCTCACGGGCATTCCGAAAGAAATCAAGGTCAACTACAGCGAAATAGCCCACTGCCTCGACAAAAGCATCTCCAAGATCGAAGCAGCGGTGCTCAACGCCCTCGAGATGACCCCCCCCGAGCTTTCGGCCGATATCTTCCGCACAGGCATCTATCTGGCCGGCGGAGGTTCGCTTTTGCGCGGTCTCGACAAACGCATCTCACAAAAAACCAAGCTGCCCGTGCACGTGGCCGAAGACCCCCTGCGGGCCGTTGCCCGCGGAACGGGCATCGCCCTCAAAAACTTCGATAAGTTCCCCTTCCTGATTAAATAG